Proteins from a genomic interval of Medicago truncatula cultivar Jemalong A17 chromosome 3, MtrunA17r5.0-ANR, whole genome shotgun sequence:
- the LOC11428802 gene encoding transmembrane 9 superfamily member 9, whose translation MAFLRSLVFSTLLLSLLHTAFSFYLPGVAPQDFFKGDVLQVKVNKLTSTKTQLPYSFYSLPYPAPKKIQDSAENLGEVLRGDRIENSLYVFKMREPQMCNVVGKIKLDAKNAKEFKEKINDEYRVNMILDNLPLVVPIKRNDQDSTVYQLGFHVGLKGQYTGSKEEKYFIHNHLAFTVKYHRDVQTESARIVGFEVKPFSVKHEYDGKWDDKKTRLTTCDPHAKHTVVNNNSPQEVEENKEIIFTYDVDFQESDVKWASRWDAYLLMNDDQIHWFSIVNSLMIVLFLSGMVAMIMLRTLYRDIAKYNELETQEEAQEETGWKLVHGDVFRPPNNSDLLCVYVGTGVQFFGMILVTMIFAILGFLSPSNRGGLMTAMLLVWVFMGIFAGYSSTRLYKMFKGSEWKRIALRTATLFPAIVSVIFFILNALIWGQKSSGAVPFGTMFALVFLWFGISVPLVFVGSYIGFKKPAIENPVKTNKIPRQIPEQAWYMNPAFSVLIGGILPFGAVFIELFFILTSIWLNQFYYIFGFLFLVFIILVVTCAEITIVLCYFQLCSEDYLWWWRSYLTSGSSALYLFLYATFYFFTKLEITKLVSAIFYFGYMLIASYAFFVVTGTIGFYACFWFTRLIYSSVKID comes from the exons ATGGCGTTTTTGAGATCTCTCGTTTTCTCtactcttcttctctctctccttCATACCGCTTTCTCCTTCTACCTTCCCGGCGTTGCTCCACAAGACTTCTTTAAG GGAGATGTATTACAAGTGAAAGTAAACAAATTAACATCTACGAAGACCCAGCTTCCATACTCATTTTATTCACTTCCTTATCCTGCCCCCAAAAAGATACAGGATAGTGCAGAAAATCTTGGGGAAGTTCTTCGTGGTGACCGCATTGAAAATTCACTATATGTG TTTAAAATGCGCGAGCCACAAATGTGTAATGTTGTGGGTAAAATTAAACTTGATGCTAAAAATGCTAAGGAGTTCAAAGAGAAGATCAATGACGAGTATCGGGTGAACAT GATTCTAGATAACCTTCCTCTAGTTGTTCCCATAAAACGGAATGATCAGGATTCTACCGTCTATCAGCTTGGTTTCCATGTTGGACTCAAAGGGCAGTATACCGGG AGCAAGGAGGAAAAGTATTTTATCCACAATCATTTGGCATTTACTGTCAAGTATCATAGAGATGTGCAAACTGAATCTGCTAGAATCGTGGGCTTTGAGGTTAAGCCATTCAG TGTTAAACATGAGTATGATGGTAAATGGGATGACAAAAAGACACGTTTGACAACCTGTGACCCTCATGCTAAGCACACAGTTGTGAACAACAACTCTCCTCAAGAAGTTGAAGAGAACAAGGAAATTATCTTCACATATGATGTTGATTTCCAG GAGAGTGATGTGAAGTGGGCCTCAAGATGGGATGCCTATTTGCTAATGAATGATGACCAAATTCACTGGTTCTCTATTGTAAACTCATTAATGATTGTTCTCTTTCTTTCGGGCATGGTGGCAATGATAATGCTGAGAACACTCTACCGTGACATTGCAAAGTATAACGAGCTTGAGACCCAGGAAGAAGCCCAAGAAGAGACTGGTTGGAAGCTTGTCCATGGGGATGTATTTAGGCCACCTAACAACTCAGATTTGCTGTGTGTTTATGTCGGAACAGGTGTTCAATTTTTTGGGATGATACTAGTAACCATGATATTTGCCATCCTTGGGTTCCTCTCTCCTTCAAACCGGGGTGGGCTCATGACAGCCATGCTCTTGGTTTGGGTTTTCATGGGAATATTTGCTGGTTATTCTTCAACTCGCTTGTACAAAATGTTCAAAGGATCAGAGTGGAAAAGAATTGCCCTCAGGACTGCAACCTTGTTCCCTGCAATTGTCTCTGTCATCTTCTTTATATTAAATGCTCTCATTTGGGGCCAAAAGTCATCTGGAGCTGTGCCATTTGGTACAATGTTTGCTCTGGTCTTTTTATGGTTTGGGATCTCTGTTCCACTTGTTTTTGTGGGTAGCTATATTGGTTTCAAAAAACCTGCAATTGAGAATCCtgtgaaaacaaacaaaatcccAAGGCAGATCCCTGAGCAGGCCTGGTACATGAACCCAGCCTTCTCTGTTTTGATTGGGGGAATACTTCCATTTGGAGCTGTTTTCATTGAGCTTTTCTTTATCCTCACCTCAATCTGGTTGAATCAGTTTTACTACATCTTTGGGTTCCTCTTTTTGGTCTTCATCATCCTTGTTGTCACTTGTGCTGAAATAACCATTGTGCTCTGCTACTTCCAGTTGTGCAGTGAGGATTATTTGTGGTGGTGGCGTTCATACCTTACTTCTGGTTCTTCTGCACTGTACCTCTTTCTTTATGCAACATTCTACTTCTTTACCAAGCTTGAAATCACAAAGCTGGTGTCGGCTATATTTTACTTTGGATACATGCTTATAGCTTCTTATGCGTTTTTTGTGGTAACCGGTACTATTGGATTCTATGCATGCTTTTGGTTCACAAGGCTCATCTACTCCTCAGTCAAAATTGATTAG
- the LOC11436600 gene encoding phospholipase D Y: MRCSVIICLLTLLSLNNLCESTTSSCKAWLVQSIPTDMPHLSHFPGVLSTGDVLRWMAENSTRRLDVIAQYWQLLASSDDPRSGDYGYTQDQMHKFGAHQGAAVYQALDAAADRNVNIRLLSHSGVYPTFTLEPSKLAYGRSNVKNVTLLLKDWWGSGIVHAKVWISDNRDVYIGSANNDWKSLTQVKEVGIYLSGCPVIAKKVEVYFNNLWTLASLNPSAYTKTVMDQQWQVERKVPCWSHFIKPRERCKSPLPRYVETPHVDGYPILYDPYMPEISIRTPGSNYSTELPQVSYLSFAPPELSFGSYQSDEQAWIDTIKSVGTKDTVRINTMDWLGQSQFTDQTIFWSSLSSAISEVVFSKHATVKILVAYWAHFINSTDEYLKYLLYTNNLCSSSKYNKCSGKVEIKYYVVPGFNNTGPAIHNGSSTGNIYPDFTRVNHGKYAVSNVRAHIGTSNLVWDYFYVTAGVSFGTYNTAIVSQLREIFDADWNSPYAVPIQEFERVYISSFK, from the exons ATGAGATGCAGTGTCATAATTTGTCTATTGACGTTATTGAGTTTAAACAACCTTTGCGAGTCAACCACCTCATCTTGTAAAGCATGGCTAGTGCAATCCATTCCCACCGATATGCCCCACCTCTCCCACTTTCCAGGAGTCCTCTCCACCG GGGATGTACTCAGGTGGATGGCTGAAAACTCGACTCGTAGACTTGATGTAATTGCTCAGTATTGGCAACTGCTAGCTTCTTCCGATGATCCTCGCTCCGGGGATTATGGTTACACTCAAGATCAGATGCACAAATTTGGTGCCCATCAAGGTGCTGCAGTTTATCAAGCATTAGATGCTGCTGCTGACCGTAATGTTAATATTAG GTTACTGTCTCACTCTGGGGTTTATCCAACATTTACCTTAGAACCATCCAAACTTGCTTATGGAAGGTCAAATGTTAAGAATGTGACCTTGTTATTGAAGGATTGGTGGGGCTCTGGAATTGTCCATGCCAAAGTTTGGATATCTGATAATAGGGATGTGTATATTGGATCTGCAAACAATGACTGGAAATCTCTCACACAG GTCAAAGAAGTTGGAATTTATCTTTCTGGTTGTCCTGTAATAGCTAAAAAGGTTGAGGTCTACTTTAACAATTTATGGACACTAGCATCTCTCAATCCTTCAGCTTACACCAAAACAGTGATGGATCAACAGTGGCAAGTTGAAAGAAAGGTTCCTTGTTGGTCACATTTCATCAAACCTAGGGAGAGGTGTAA GTCACCTCTTCCTAGATATGTAGAGACTCCTCATGTTGATGGATATCCTATTCTTTATGACCCTTATATGCCTGAAATTTCAATTCGAACTCCTGGGAGTAACTATTCCACAGAGCTTCCTCAAGTCAGCTATCTCTCCTTTGCTCCCCCAGAg CTATCATTTGGCAGTTACCAGAGTGATGAGCAGGCATGGATTGATACAATTAAATCTGTAGGAACAAAAGATACGGTTAGAATCAATACCATGGACTGGCTAGGTCAGTCACAATTTACAGACCAAACAATTTTCTGGTCATCTCTGTCTTCTGCAATATCAGAG GTTGTGTTTTCCAAGCATGCAACAGTAAAGATATTGGTGGCATATTGGGCACACTTCATAAATAGCACTGATGAGTACCTAAAGTATCTCCTCTATACCAACAATCTCTGCTCTTCTTCCAAATACAACAAATGCTCTGGTAAAGTTGAGATCAAATATTATGTGGTACCAGGTTTCAACAATACAGGACCTGCCATTCATAATGGAAGTAGTACAGGAAATATATACCCTGATTTTACAAGAGTGAATCATGGAAAATACGCAGTTAGTAATGTAAGGGCACACATTGGGACAAGCAACCTTGTATGGGACTATTTCTATGTTACAGCAGGTGTTAGTTTTGGGACATACAACACTGCCATTGTATCTCAACTTAGGGAAATTTTTGATGCTGACTGGAACTCGCCATATGCTGTTCCTATTCAAGAGTTTGAGAGAGTATATATTTCTAGTTTCAAATAG